In Triticum urartu cultivar G1812 chromosome 6, Tu2.1, whole genome shotgun sequence, the following proteins share a genomic window:
- the LOC125516451 gene encoding probable proteasome inhibitor, with the protein MVTAEAAMAVVRAARPVFISAHDGIVFAANAAFLADGYSLCAAGPAALMDRLPADEVEVGFEGWNSMYNCYAFLYSKEEEGKKKCILMECLRIADFLAINARDLEARHKKPCNVHINVKDFFSEEQTRKYKDLYKNFPDFINILNLSLLAELNGKDAAAAQNPNVESSSSINSSGNVPCENPSTRITEPAGSEYVLWENRSIRMIEPAGLIYPPVAPVGHDDTFPVPDVGFYPHSGGTGGSMHVGPNDPRFFPTNPSTPFGDLGSVPPGGRYEPIGPPDVPGFEPSRFVRHSRHSSPSGGSTHPDLEFFQQGPDFF; encoded by the exons ATGGTGACCGCCGAGGCCGCGATGGCGGTCGTGAGGGCCGCGCGCCCCGTCTTCATTTCCGCCCACGACGGCATCGTGTTCGCTGCAAACGCCGCGTTCCTCGCCGACGGATACTCCCTCTGCGCCGCCGGTCCTGCCGCGCTCATGGATCGCCTGCCCGCAG ACGAGGTGGAGGTGGGATTTGAGGGTTGGAACAGTATGTACAACTGCTATGCCTTTTTGTACTCCAAGGAGGAGGAGGGCAAGAAGAAGTGCATCTTAATGGAATGTCTACGGATTGCTGACTTCCTTGCTATTAATGCGCGAGATCTTGAGGCACGACACAAGAAACCCTGCAATGTCCACATAAA TGTGAAGGATTTCTTCTCTGAAGAACAGACCAGGAAGTATAAAGATTTGTACAAGAATTTTCCGGACTTCATTAATATCCTGAACTTAAGCTTATTGGCTGAATTGAATGGTAAGGATGCTGCTGCCGCCCAGAATCCTAATGTTGAGAGCAGTTCGTCAATAAACAG TTCTGGAAATGTTCCGTGCGAAAACCCAAGTACAAGGATAACTGAACCAGCCGG TTCTGAATATGTTCTGTGGGAAAACCGGAGTATAAGGATGATTGAACCTGCCGG GCTGATTTATCCTCCAGTAGCTCCAGTTGGTCATGATGACACCTTCCCTGTTCCTGATGTTGGCTTCTACCCTCACAG TGGTGGGACAGGTGGTAGTATGCACGTTG GTCCAAATGATCCACGTTTCTTTCCTACAAATCCTTCTACTCCTTTTGGTGACCTTGG GAGTGTTCCGCCCGGTGGTCGCTACGAGCCAATTGGCCCGCCTGATGTTCCAGGTTTTGAACCATCTCGCTTTGTGAG GCATTCGAGGCATTCAAGTCCTTCAGGTGGAAGCACTCACCCAGACCTTGAgttcttccagcaaggcccagaCTTCTTCTGA